In Legionella cardiaca, a genomic segment contains:
- the rpoH gene encoding RNA polymerase sigma factor RpoH yields MNQQLRLASLNLPIGSLDAYIHRVNQIPMLSAEEEYDCAERFQTAGDLEAARRLVLAHLRYVVRVARGYLGYGLPLNDLIQEGNIGLMKAVKRFDPKMGVRLVSFAVHWIKAEIHEFVLRNWRIVKIATTKAQRKLFFNLRQMKNRLGWFSREEVDAVAKDLGVSREDVLIMEQRLNAMDTPYDAPVSDDEDEAFKSPAYYLHGSNDDPAQLIEKEVSGEHGREQLHLALEQLDERSQDILQQRWLAEDKATLHDLADKYGVSAERVRQLEKNAMKKLRQYMEEVA; encoded by the coding sequence ATGAACCAGCAGTTACGGTTAGCGTCATTAAATTTACCTATAGGTAGTCTTGATGCTTATATTCATCGTGTAAATCAAATTCCGATGCTATCTGCTGAAGAAGAATACGATTGTGCCGAACGTTTCCAAACAGCAGGTGATTTGGAGGCTGCTCGTCGCTTGGTACTGGCTCATTTGCGCTATGTGGTCCGCGTTGCACGCGGTTATTTAGGCTATGGCTTACCGCTCAATGATTTAATTCAGGAGGGTAATATTGGCTTAATGAAAGCAGTTAAACGCTTTGATCCTAAAATGGGTGTTCGTCTTGTCTCTTTTGCTGTTCATTGGATTAAAGCAGAAATCCATGAGTTTGTTCTGCGTAATTGGCGTATCGTTAAAATTGCCACGACTAAAGCCCAACGCAAATTATTTTTTAATCTTCGCCAAATGAAAAATCGCTTAGGTTGGTTTAGCCGGGAAGAGGTTGATGCCGTTGCTAAAGATCTGGGCGTTAGTCGTGAAGATGTATTGATAATGGAACAACGTCTTAATGCGATGGATACACCTTATGATGCCCCCGTTTCTGATGATGAAGATGAGGCATTTAAATCACCAGCTTATTATTTACATGGTTCAAATGATGATCCGGCTCAATTAATTGAAAAAGAAGTGAGTGGTGAACATGGAAGAGAGCAGTTGCATCTGGCTTTAGAGCAGCTAGATGAGCGCAGCCAAGATATTCTACAACAACGTTGGTTGGCAGAGGATAAAGCAACATTACACGATTTAGCGGATAAATATGGTGTTTCTGCTGAACGAGTTCGTCAGCTTGAAAAAAATGCCATGAAAAAGCTTCGTCAATACATGGAAGAAGTCGCCTAA
- the ftsX gene encoding permease-like cell division protein FtsX, producing MLKNIRSLASYHLQAASSSLNLLCRKPLPTMMTVIVIAITLTLPALFWVFSDNLEKISKNWQKGGHISLYLKPSLSSAEERVVLEHVQTTEGVGKATLKSPAEGLAELQQQEGMHDIMRYLPENPLPAVIEVVPALAVSQPFQVEQLFTRLQTMPQVEQAKLDMEWITRLHAILGFANKAAHAVMALLASAVVLIIGNTLRLAIHNRHEEIQVLKLIGATDPFIARPFLYSGIWYSLAGAILAVLFVNIFMLSFAVAIKQLASAYQMNYPIMGLSVKQAYLLVLTATILGWLGARLSVNRQLASIEPYN from the coding sequence GTGTTAAAAAATATTCGCTCACTCGCTTCATATCATTTGCAGGCTGCCAGCAGCAGTCTAAATTTGCTTTGTCGTAAACCACTACCCACGATGATGACGGTCATTGTGATTGCCATCACGCTAACACTACCAGCATTATTTTGGGTTTTTAGTGATAATCTGGAAAAAATAAGTAAAAACTGGCAAAAAGGAGGGCATATCTCGCTGTATTTAAAACCTTCTTTATCTTCTGCGGAGGAAAGGGTAGTTCTTGAGCATGTACAGACGACGGAAGGAGTTGGCAAAGCCACACTGAAGTCTCCTGCAGAAGGATTGGCCGAGCTGCAACAACAAGAGGGTATGCACGATATTATGCGTTATCTTCCAGAAAACCCTTTGCCGGCCGTGATTGAAGTTGTCCCCGCACTTGCTGTTAGCCAACCTTTTCAAGTTGAACAATTGTTTACTCGTCTGCAAACCATGCCTCAAGTGGAGCAGGCAAAATTAGACATGGAGTGGATAACGCGCCTGCATGCAATTCTTGGATTTGCTAATAAAGCGGCACATGCAGTAATGGCTCTCCTGGCTTCGGCAGTTGTTTTGATTATTGGTAATACGCTGCGTTTAGCAATTCATAATCGTCATGAAGAAATCCAGGTTCTGAAATTAATTGGTGCCACAGATCCTTTTATTGCACGACCTTTTCTGTACTCTGGTATATGGTATAGTTTAGCCGGAGCAATACTGGCAGTGCTATTTGTAAATATATTTATGCTAAGCTTTGCTGTAGCCATCAAACAATTGGCTTCCGCTTATCAAATGAACTACCCTATTATGGGCTTATCCGTAAAACAGGCCTATTTGCTTGTTTTAACAGCAACGATTCTAGGATGGTTGGGGGCTAGATTGTCAGTAAATCGACAGCTTGCTTCAATTGAGCCCTATAATTAG
- the ftsE gene encoding cell division ATP-binding protein FtsE: protein MIKFDQVTKRYPGGFEALSQVNFSLQKGEMAFLTGHSGAGKSTLLKLIAMLEIPSSGQIVVNDVRLNQLKKNDIAAFRSSLGITFQSPNLLSDRTVFDNVALPLQIQGLAPPMITKRVHAALDMVGLLNKERMLPIHLSGGEQQRVGIARAVVHKPALLLADEPTGNLDPSLSSEIMKLFAQFNQVGVSILIATHDLALIAGMKHRIVMLKGGRVC from the coding sequence ATGATCAAGTTTGACCAAGTTACTAAACGTTACCCAGGTGGCTTTGAGGCATTAAGCCAGGTAAATTTTTCTTTGCAAAAGGGTGAAATGGCTTTTCTTACGGGCCATTCTGGTGCCGGGAAAAGCACTTTGTTAAAATTAATTGCGATGCTTGAGATACCTTCTTCAGGGCAGATTGTCGTTAATGACGTTCGCTTAAATCAACTTAAGAAAAACGATATCGCAGCTTTTCGCAGTAGTTTAGGAATTACCTTTCAATCACCAAATTTATTAAGCGATAGAACAGTTTTTGATAATGTTGCTTTACCGCTCCAAATTCAAGGATTAGCTCCCCCTATGATTACAAAAAGAGTGCATGCTGCTTTGGATATGGTCGGATTATTGAATAAAGAGCGAATGTTACCCATTCACTTGTCAGGCGGTGAACAGCAACGTGTAGGAATTGCTCGCGCTGTGGTTCATAAACCTGCGTTATTGCTTGCTGATGAGCCTACCGGAAACTTAGATCCCAGTCTTTCGTCTGAAATTATGAAGTTATTTGCTCAGTTTAATCAGGTAGGTGTCAGTATTCTTATTGCGACCCATGATCTTGCTTTAATAGCTGGAATGAAGCATCGCATCGTCATGCTGAAAGGAGGTAGGGTGTGTTAA
- the ftsY gene encoding signal recognition particle-docking protein FtsY encodes MIKWFKRNQNETESVSSTTDAPLIPQQETQKSQVTANDSFKEGFFARFKKGLSKTRQQLGDGIGRLLLGKKQIDTAMLEELETLLLSADLGIETSQTILKQLIDGLARNQLADGDAVFQALKTRLESMLVVCEKPLNVETADKSPFVILTVGVNGAGKTTSIGKMAKQFQQQGKKVMLAAGDTFRAAAVEQLQVWGERNQIPVIAQHTGADSASVIYDALQAAKARGIDILIADTAGRLHTQGNLMEELKKVKRVMQKLDPQAPHEVMLVLDASIGQNALNQARQFHEAVGLTGIMMTKLDGTAKGGILFAIANELRIPFRYLGIGESIDDLRPFNASQFVRAIFNDDQV; translated from the coding sequence ATGATTAAATGGTTTAAGCGAAATCAAAATGAAACGGAGTCAGTTTCTTCCACGACTGATGCCCCACTAATACCGCAGCAAGAGACGCAAAAATCTCAAGTCACTGCGAATGACTCTTTTAAAGAAGGCTTTTTTGCTCGTTTCAAAAAAGGCTTAAGTAAGACACGACAGCAGCTGGGGGATGGCATCGGTCGGTTGCTGTTGGGTAAAAAACAAATTGACACTGCCATGCTTGAAGAGCTGGAAACACTCTTGCTAAGTGCGGATTTAGGTATCGAAACTTCACAAACCATCTTAAAACAACTGATAGACGGATTAGCTAGAAACCAGTTAGCTGATGGCGATGCGGTTTTCCAGGCTCTTAAAACACGTTTGGAAAGTATGCTCGTAGTTTGTGAAAAACCTCTTAATGTAGAAACAGCGGATAAGTCCCCCTTTGTCATTCTAACGGTAGGGGTAAATGGTGCAGGGAAAACCACATCCATTGGCAAAATGGCTAAACAATTTCAACAACAAGGTAAGAAAGTCATGCTCGCTGCAGGGGATACTTTCCGAGCAGCAGCCGTTGAGCAATTGCAGGTTTGGGGTGAACGCAACCAAATTCCTGTGATTGCGCAACACACCGGTGCAGATAGTGCTTCTGTTATTTACGATGCCTTACAGGCAGCGAAGGCGCGAGGAATCGACATCTTAATAGCAGACACAGCAGGACGGTTACACACTCAAGGCAACTTAATGGAGGAGCTAAAAAAGGTCAAACGAGTTATGCAAAAACTCGATCCACAAGCTCCCCACGAAGTGATGTTAGTTTTAGATGCAAGCATAGGACAAAATGCCTTGAATCAGGCACGTCAATTCCATGAAGCCGTTGGTTTAACAGGTATTATGATGACGAAGCTTGATGGGACGGCAAAAGGAGGGATATTGTTTGCAATTGCCAATGAATTAAGAATACCATTCCGTTATTTGGGGATAGGAGAAAGTATTGATGATCTTCGTCCCTTCAACGCATCACAATTTGTTAGAGCAATTTTTAATGATGATCAAGTTTGA
- a CDS encoding M16 family metallopeptidase yields the protein MRIALMIFLTALSYQAVSQVREFTLNNGLKVLVKEDHRAPIAVSMIWYNVGSADEPGGLTGVSHALEHVMFKGTPKFPLGIFSKTIASVGGQENAFTNFDYTAYFVKVATSQLPIAFELEADRMQNLLLDKEEFAKEIKVIREERRLRTDDNPQALAFERYMAAAHLTDPYHHPVIGWMSDLHQMSIDDLKSWYQHFYAPDNATLVVVGDVDAEKVHQLAIQYFGQITKHSDYMRRPQIEPPSYGQKSVEVFAPAKLPLLMFGYTVPSVKTAKNTWEPYALELIGGILDAGESARFSKNLIRGQHVASGLDTYYNLYARYQTQFIVFGTPSQTHTVSELKTAMVKEIDRLKNELVPPAELQRIKTQIIAQKTFEKDSIFGQAMELGLLETVGLGWQLADAYTDRINQITPEQIQEVARHYFKDIAETETLLIPVPQEEQA from the coding sequence ATGCGCATCGCTTTAATGATTTTTCTAACTGCGCTTTCCTACCAAGCTGTTAGTCAAGTACGAGAATTCACTCTAAACAATGGTTTGAAAGTATTGGTGAAAGAAGATCACCGTGCACCGATCGCAGTCTCAATGATCTGGTACAATGTAGGTTCTGCTGATGAGCCTGGAGGGTTAACTGGCGTTTCTCATGCTTTAGAACATGTCATGTTTAAAGGCACCCCTAAATTTCCTTTGGGAATTTTTTCAAAAACCATCGCCAGTGTTGGTGGTCAAGAAAATGCCTTTACTAATTTTGACTATACGGCTTATTTCGTCAAAGTCGCCACATCACAATTACCTATCGCTTTTGAATTAGAAGCTGACCGTATGCAAAATTTGCTGCTTGATAAAGAAGAGTTCGCTAAAGAGATTAAAGTCATTCGGGAAGAGCGACGGTTACGGACTGACGATAATCCTCAAGCACTGGCTTTTGAACGATATATGGCAGCAGCTCATTTAACTGATCCTTATCATCATCCGGTCATTGGTTGGATGAGTGATTTGCATCAGATGAGTATCGATGACCTTAAAAGTTGGTATCAGCATTTTTATGCCCCCGATAATGCTACTTTAGTTGTTGTCGGGGACGTGGATGCAGAAAAAGTGCATCAATTAGCCATCCAATATTTTGGCCAAATAACAAAGCATAGTGATTATATGCGTCGTCCGCAAATCGAGCCACCCTCCTACGGCCAAAAATCAGTTGAAGTTTTTGCCCCGGCAAAACTGCCTTTACTCATGTTTGGCTATACAGTCCCCAGTGTCAAAACAGCAAAAAATACCTGGGAACCTTATGCACTTGAACTAATTGGTGGAATTTTAGATGCAGGAGAGAGCGCAAGATTTTCCAAGAATCTTATTCGCGGGCAACATGTCGCCAGTGGTCTTGATACTTATTATAATCTCTATGCTCGCTATCAGACACAATTTATTGTTTTCGGTACCCCTTCTCAAACTCATACCGTCAGTGAATTGAAAACAGCTATGGTAAAGGAAATCGATCGTTTAAAAAATGAACTGGTTCCCCCTGCTGAATTACAAAGAATTAAAACGCAAATTATTGCTCAGAAAACCTTCGAAAAAGATTCAATTTTTGGCCAAGCAATGGAATTGGGTTTGCTCGAAACAGTGGGATTAGGTTGGCAACTTGCTGATGCTTATACTGATAGAATCAACCAAATTACTCCAGAACAAATACAAGAAGTCGCTCGACATTATTTTAAAGATATTGCTGAAACGGAAACTCTTTTAATTCCTGTACCTCAAGAGGAACAAGCATGA
- a CDS encoding M16 family metallopeptidase: MKILAALVFSCICLLTQTIHADSFRTQKWQTANGAQVIFYQALEVPMLDINIAFAAGSAFDGQQYGLSALTTDLLNQGNAGLDATAIAEKLANIGAQYNGESSRDMVVLSLKTLTTQEAMKQAIEAFTLIISKPDFPQEAFQREKGQQLMSIAQTQESPDDVANLIFFKKLYQNHPYAHPVIGTEESVNAIEPKHVKEFYNRYFVGANAIIVMVGAIDTEKAHQLAEQLVQQLPKGQAAPRIPIAPQLAASEKVTVNFPSSQTVIRWGQIGIDHHSPDYFPLTVGNYILGGGALVSRLANEVREKRGLTYGVLSQFMPMPGDGPFLISLSTQNKQAATALKVTEDTVTKFITEGPNEEELKAAKQYLTGSFPLSLGSNSSIASMLLRIAFFHLPDNYLDTYIAKINAVSTEQIKQAFQKQVNVNKMLLVSVGKM, encoded by the coding sequence ATGAAAATATTAGCTGCCTTAGTCTTTAGCTGCATTTGTTTATTAACACAGACCATTCATGCAGATTCTTTTAGAACACAAAAATGGCAAACAGCCAATGGAGCTCAAGTTATTTTTTACCAGGCCCTTGAAGTGCCTATGCTGGATATTAATATCGCGTTTGCCGCGGGTTCAGCGTTTGATGGTCAGCAATATGGTTTAAGTGCTTTAACCACTGATCTTCTAAACCAAGGAAATGCGGGTCTGGATGCCACTGCTATCGCCGAAAAATTAGCTAACATAGGTGCTCAATATAATGGCGAAAGCAGTCGTGATATGGTGGTGTTAAGTTTAAAAACCTTGACGACTCAAGAGGCCATGAAACAAGCTATAGAAGCATTTACCTTAATTATTTCGAAGCCTGATTTTCCCCAAGAGGCATTCCAACGCGAAAAAGGTCAGCAACTTATGTCTATAGCACAGACACAAGAATCACCTGATGATGTTGCCAACCTCATTTTTTTTAAAAAGTTATACCAAAATCATCCCTATGCTCACCCCGTCATCGGTACGGAGGAAAGCGTTAATGCGATTGAACCAAAACATGTTAAAGAGTTTTATAATCGATACTTTGTAGGTGCTAACGCAATCATTGTCATGGTTGGCGCAATTGATACCGAAAAAGCACACCAGTTAGCCGAACAATTAGTCCAACAATTGCCGAAAGGGCAGGCTGCTCCAAGAATACCCATTGCTCCACAACTAGCTGCCAGTGAAAAAGTAACAGTCAACTTTCCCTCTTCACAAACAGTAATTCGCTGGGGACAAATCGGAATTGATCATCACTCGCCTGATTATTTTCCTCTGACTGTAGGTAATTATATTTTGGGAGGAGGCGCTCTGGTTTCACGCCTGGCCAATGAAGTTCGTGAAAAGCGCGGTTTAACTTATGGTGTTCTCAGTCAATTCATGCCGATGCCAGGAGATGGCCCTTTTTTAATTAGCTTGTCAACGCAAAATAAACAAGCAGCCACAGCACTCAAAGTTACAGAAGATACGGTAACCAAATTTATTACCGAGGGTCCTAATGAAGAGGAATTGAAAGCAGCTAAACAATATCTAACAGGTAGCTTCCCTCTCTCTTTAGGTAGTAACAGTAGTATCGCCAGCATGCTACTTCGCATCGCTTTCTTTCATTTGCCAGATAATTATCTGGACACTTATATAGCAAAAATTAATGCTGTCAGCACAGAGCAAATCAAACAAGCATTTCAAAAACAAGTTAACGTTAACAAAATGCTTCTCGTTTCTGTGGGGAAAATGTGA
- the rsmD gene encoding 16S rRNA (guanine(966)-N(2))-methyltransferase RsmD: MKQTVRIIGGRYRGKKLSFPDIEGLRPTPDRVKETLFNWLMHDIRGAHCLDAFAGSGALGFEAYSRGAERVVLVESSLKVFLNLKQIASSFNSPAALTVIHSDAQEYLLKSSECFDIIFLDPPFAKNYLPECLHLLSHSNLLVPGGLVYLESPDKLPLDPAFWNEKKSKQAGQVTYGLYEKN, translated from the coding sequence GTGAAGCAGACTGTTCGTATTATTGGTGGGCGGTATCGCGGAAAGAAACTCTCTTTTCCCGATATCGAAGGATTACGCCCTACTCCTGATAGAGTGAAAGAGACACTGTTTAATTGGCTAATGCACGATATCCGAGGCGCACATTGCCTTGATGCTTTTGCAGGCAGCGGCGCGCTAGGTTTTGAAGCGTATTCTCGTGGTGCTGAACGCGTTGTACTGGTGGAATCTTCACTTAAAGTGTTTCTCAATCTCAAGCAAATAGCATCTTCCTTTAATTCACCTGCTGCACTTACCGTAATTCATAGCGATGCTCAAGAGTATCTTCTAAAAAGTTCCGAATGCTTTGACATTATTTTTTTAGATCCTCCTTTTGCCAAGAATTATCTACCAGAATGTTTACATCTTTTGTCTCACTCCAATCTCTTGGTGCCTGGTGGCTTGGTTTATCTTGAATCACCTGATAAACTCCCACTAGACCCAGCATTCTGGAACGAAAAAAAATCTAAACAGGCAGGACAAGTAACTTATGGTCTTTATGAAAAGAACTAA
- the dotD gene encoding type IVB secretion system lipoprotein DotD, with protein MKPPVNAPSDDATIKLAQAASSVSDSMLEMQRIEKVILPKNKDNTLTIPNAYNLQSRATVDWSGPIEEVTLRVARAAHFRLRVLGKEPAVPVLISLNSKDMSLAEILRDIDYQAGKKATIYVYPNSQVVELRYAKIYS; from the coding sequence ATGAAGCCTCCTGTTAACGCTCCGAGTGATGATGCAACAATTAAACTTGCGCAAGCGGCCTCTTCTGTCAGTGACTCGATGTTGGAGATGCAACGTATAGAAAAAGTAATTCTCCCGAAAAATAAAGACAATACGTTGACTATACCCAATGCTTACAATTTACAGAGTCGAGCCACCGTTGATTGGTCTGGACCTATTGAAGAAGTAACCTTACGTGTTGCCAGAGCAGCACATTTCCGTTTACGTGTACTAGGGAAGGAACCCGCTGTTCCTGTTTTAATTAGTCTTAACTCTAAAGATATGAGCTTAGCTGAAATCCTTCGTGATATTGATTATCAAGCTGGAAAGAAAGCGACTATCTATGTCTACCCTAACAGTCAAGTTGTTGAATTGCGCTATGCGAAAATTTATTCCTAG
- a CDS encoding type IV secretion system DotC family protein: MRKFIPSICIISMMLLSGCRHHVVIADTSSLAGLKALANTKSAKTRSKSSMGKIREMALRETALSLGAQAGLAWRAKIIDDQLTKQARNLDAIFDFNSLVLEHNVLPPVLLEGRNTLNLADTQTIRISDRTYKVAKQARFITTPPNWRQYLWMDYKKPDCPNVTLLPKTKQERLLWCFYVEKGWKNGIEQASIILEESVARIKEDFAGMILYRKLLAMNMVSPPFVSHTDLGVTGDASEIHIDDRVLRITALPGLNVNSKEWIAAVAKDEDALEQFRNMEKLAQNTKITITSKAWQPVIAPINDK, from the coding sequence ATGCGAAAATTTATTCCTAGTATTTGTATTATAAGCATGATGTTATTAAGCGGGTGTCGCCACCATGTGGTGATAGCTGACACCAGTTCTCTTGCTGGTTTAAAGGCACTGGCAAATACCAAAAGTGCCAAAACCCGTAGTAAATCGTCTATGGGAAAAATTAGAGAAATGGCTCTTAGAGAGACAGCTCTAAGCCTGGGTGCACAAGCAGGACTCGCATGGCGTGCTAAAATCATTGATGATCAGCTGACTAAACAAGCTCGTAATCTAGATGCTATTTTTGACTTTAATTCCCTGGTACTCGAGCATAATGTTTTACCGCCAGTATTGCTTGAGGGACGCAATACCTTGAATTTAGCGGATACTCAAACCATTCGCATTTCTGACCGCACTTATAAAGTTGCAAAACAGGCTCGATTCATCACGACACCACCTAACTGGCGCCAGTATTTGTGGATGGATTATAAAAAGCCTGATTGTCCTAATGTCACACTTTTACCGAAAACTAAACAAGAAAGACTTCTTTGGTGTTTCTATGTTGAGAAAGGCTGGAAAAATGGTATTGAACAGGCCAGTATTATTCTTGAGGAAAGTGTAGCGCGCATCAAAGAAGATTTTGCTGGTATGATTTTATATCGTAAATTGCTTGCTATGAATATGGTCTCACCTCCTTTTGTTTCCCACACTGATCTGGGTGTTACAGGGGATGCTTCTGAAATTCATATAGATGATCGCGTCTTACGTATAACGGCGTTACCAGGCCTTAATGTCAATAGCAAAGAATGGATTGCTGCAGTTGCTAAAGATGAGGATGCCTTAGAGCAATTTAGAAATATGGAAAAATTGGCACAAAACACTAAAATTACTATTACTAGCAAGGCGTGGCAACCTGTCATCGCTCCCATTAACGACAAATAA
- the dotB gene encoding Dot/Icm type IV secretion system ATPase DotB, with product MPDEPTRFTPVFMDKMLEHAERLNASDITIQTGEAIYAEVYGRLYKITNRRLSNTELGDLINSIYGPNATTQLLSGKDIDTHYEFRPNRGVRYRYRVNATSCLVEGHDAIQITLRTIPTTPPKLETMELPDNILEAIAPQEGIVFITGATGSGKSTLLASIIRELIEKEESHRKVLTYESPIEFVYDEIETISAVVSQSEIPRHLPDFADGVRNALRRKPRLIMVGECRDAETISAALEAALTGHPVYTTLHTSGVAETMRRLVTSFAGEERLGRTIDILETIRLCIWQKLVPTVDGKRVALREYLVFDEEVRDILLEGDPNEVTSMTRKLVRQRGQLMTVDARSKFEQGLISERTYKLIIAGTKEYQR from the coding sequence ATGCCCGATGAGCCCACTCGTTTTACGCCGGTGTTCATGGATAAAATGTTAGAGCATGCTGAAAGACTTAATGCTTCTGATATTACAATTCAAACGGGCGAAGCAATTTATGCCGAAGTTTACGGTCGACTATATAAAATTACCAATCGCCGCCTGTCTAATACAGAGCTCGGTGATTTAATCAACTCGATTTACGGTCCTAACGCCACCACACAACTATTATCTGGGAAAGACATTGATACCCACTATGAATTTCGCCCCAACCGTGGCGTTCGTTATCGATACCGGGTTAATGCAACGTCTTGTTTGGTAGAAGGACACGACGCAATACAGATTACGTTAAGAACGATTCCAACGACCCCTCCCAAATTGGAAACCATGGAATTACCAGACAATATTCTTGAAGCTATTGCTCCTCAAGAGGGTATTGTATTTATCACGGGAGCAACCGGCTCAGGTAAATCAACGCTCCTTGCCTCTATTATCCGGGAACTCATTGAAAAAGAAGAATCACATCGCAAAGTATTAACTTACGAATCACCCATTGAATTTGTTTATGATGAGATTGAAACCATTTCAGCTGTTGTAAGTCAATCTGAAATTCCTCGTCATTTGCCAGATTTTGCCGACGGGGTACGTAATGCACTTCGACGTAAACCACGCTTAATTATGGTTGGAGAATGTCGCGATGCAGAAACCATTAGTGCTGCACTAGAAGCAGCATTAACAGGACATCCTGTATATACGACATTACATACTTCAGGTGTTGCAGAAACAATGAGACGCTTGGTTACTTCCTTCGCTGGGGAAGAGCGCTTAGGCCGCACCATTGATATCTTGGAAACTATTCGTCTTTGTATATGGCAAAAATTAGTTCCTACGGTTGATGGCAAGCGTGTTGCCTTACGTGAATATCTTGTGTTTGATGAAGAGGTTCGAGATATTTTATTAGAAGGCGATCCCAACGAAGTGACTTCAATGACTCGTAAACTTGTACGTCAGCGAGGCCAATTAATGACAGTCGATGCACGAAGCAAATTTGAGCAAGGCCTGATTAGCGAGCGCACTTACAAACTAATTATTGCTGGTACCAAAGAGTATCAACGATAA